The genomic segment CGCCATCCAAACCGTGGTGGTCCAAAAAAACAATAAGGATAATGATCATGCATAAATACATTCCATTCGTCGGTGTCATCAGTTGTGCTGGCATGATTGTTGGGTGTGCCGATTCTACGCCTCAAACAGTGCAAAATAGCCCTGTTGTGACCAGTGTGACAAACCAACAGCAAGTCCCCACTCAAAAAGGGAAGTGGTCACTGGTATGGCATGATGAATTCAATGGTTCGAAAGTCGATGAAAGTAAATGGCAGTTTGAAGAGAACTGTTGGGGCGGCGGCAATGATGAGCAACAATGCTATGTCAAAAATGATCAAAATGCCTTCGTTGATCAAGGTGTGCTAACGCTCAGAGCAATAAAACAGCAAACCACTGGCCCTGCCACTCCACAAGATTGGAATGAATCGAGTGCAACAAAGACACTGCCTTACTCGTCGGCAAGGTTAAGGACCAAAGACCGAGCCGATTGGCAATACGGCCGCTTTGAGGTCAGAGCTAAGATGCCACAGGGGCAGGGCACTTGGCCGGCGGTATGGATGCTCCCTAGTGATTTTGTCTATGGCGGGTGGGCGGCATCTGGTGAAATTGACATTGTTGAAGCCGTTAACTTGCACACGACCTATCAAGATGAAGCGGGGAATATCAGACCGGAAAACCGAGTGCATGGCACACTGCACTACGGAAAAAATTGGCCCAATAATGTTTCATCGGGAACAGAATACACCTTTGGCAACGATGAGATTAACCCTGCCGATGACTTTCACACCTACGCCATCGAGTGGGAAAAAGGCGAAATTCGTTGGTACGTCGATGAGGTACACTACGCGACGCAAACCCAAGCCGGCTGGTGGACCCAATATCAAAATGACCAACAGCAATGGGTCAGTGGTCCAGACGACGCCCCCTTTAATCAAAAATTTCATTTATTGCTCAATTTGGCAATCGGTGGCTCTTGGGCAGGTGAAACCAATGACAAGGGGATCGACCCCAATTTAGAACGCGCCGAAATGCAAATTGACTACGTTCGGGTTTATCAGTGCAGTGCAAATACCAAGACAGGCCAAGGCTGTTCAAGCCCGGTTAACCCTGATGCAATACAAAATACAGGGACAACCGAGCCGCCGCTGACCAGCGCCCAAGTGATGGTTGGCACCGATAAACTCGAGGTGCTGACACCGTTAGGCATTGCCGATGGCATGGCGTTATCGGGGTGGGATAACCAAAGTAATGATCAACGCCAATGGCACGATGGCGAGTTGGATATCCACATCATCAATCAAGGCAATGCGTATATCGGGGCGAGTAACGGCACGCTCGATCTGTCGGGTTTTTCACAAGGCAAGTTGGTGATCGAGATGGCTATCGTCAACAACGACGCCGATGGCCTGGCGATCAAGTTAGACAGCGGTTGGCCAAATGTTGCTCAAATTGATATTGATAACAATCAATTAGCCTCTTTAGACCAATGGAAACGCTATGAATTTCCCATCGCGTCTTTTAAGTCGCATACCAAGGGGTTTGATTTAGCCAGCATTGTCAATGCGGTGGTATTTGAGCCAATTAATGGCCGAGATATGAAATTGAAAGTGAGGTCGATTTCCCTAGAGAAATAAATGGCAGGGTGGCTTAGACCACCCTGACTTTTTTAGTGACATTTAAGAGCAAAAGACTTGAGTTCGATCGGGGTTTTGATGCAAAAATATGACTTAAGCGATTGTTAAGGTTATCTTTATCTTTTCGGTTTTGTGGTAATATTTTATATAACGCCAGTCAATAGGTTTGTTTAGGTTGCTATGCATGTCAGCGACGAATAGCCAACTCAGGGATAAAACATTGATAACAATAAAAGAAGTTGCAGAATTAGCCGGTGTTTCTCAGTCAACCGTGTCTCGTGCATTAAACGGCCATCAGTCGG from the Vibrio sp. HB236076 genome contains:
- a CDS encoding glycoside hydrolase family 16 protein, with amino-acid sequence MHKYIPFVGVISCAGMIVGCADSTPQTVQNSPVVTSVTNQQQVPTQKGKWSLVWHDEFNGSKVDESKWQFEENCWGGGNDEQQCYVKNDQNAFVDQGVLTLRAIKQQTTGPATPQDWNESSATKTLPYSSARLRTKDRADWQYGRFEVRAKMPQGQGTWPAVWMLPSDFVYGGWAASGEIDIVEAVNLHTTYQDEAGNIRPENRVHGTLHYGKNWPNNVSSGTEYTFGNDEINPADDFHTYAIEWEKGEIRWYVDEVHYATQTQAGWWTQYQNDQQQWVSGPDDAPFNQKFHLLLNLAIGGSWAGETNDKGIDPNLERAEMQIDYVRVYQCSANTKTGQGCSSPVNPDAIQNTGTTEPPLTSAQVMVGTDKLEVLTPLGIADGMALSGWDNQSNDQRQWHDGELDIHIINQGNAYIGASNGTLDLSGFSQGKLVIEMAIVNNDADGLAIKLDSGWPNVAQIDIDNNQLASLDQWKRYEFPIASFKSHTKGFDLASIVNAVVFEPINGRDMKLKVRSISLEK